The Thermoproteota archaeon genome contains a region encoding:
- a CDS encoding TIGR04053 family radical SAM/SPASM domain-containing protein produces MPHPRLNLEDRPILIFWEMTKACLLKCRHCRAEAIPDPLPGELSAEEGKRLIDQIRGFGEPYPVLILTGGDPLMREDLEEIVRYATGSGLRVGIAPAVTEKLLSSLDMLSKYGVRFISISLDGMRETHDYIRGVRGHFEATLEVLRILADGRDRWVPQVNTLVSKESVMDLPEIAHLLTELGIKIWELFFLIKVGRGMELTDLSPREYEDVVHFLFEVSKYGMEVRTVEAPFLRRVYLTRRGEGMEGISGDGDYVDEIAMRYGLGDLYRRLTGRLIDLMGLPMGKPSMRSAQTRDGYGILFVAYNGDVYPSGFAPYRLGNVRSEDIVRIYRENDILRRIKRAEFRGRCGSCEYRHICGGSRARALALTGDILGEDPACIYRPNSMGSGGS; encoded by the coding sequence ATGCCTCATCCAAGGCTGAACCTGGAGGATAGACCTATCCTCATTTTCTGGGAGATGACCAAGGCCTGTCTCCTGAAGTGCAGGCACTGTCGTGCAGAAGCCATTCCAGATCCCCTGCCAGGTGAACTCTCCGCGGAGGAGGGTAAGAGGCTGATCGATCAGATCAGGGGATTCGGTGAGCCCTATCCAGTGCTGATCCTCACCGGCGGAGATCCCCTCATGAGGGAAGACTTGGAGGAGATAGTGAGGTACGCAACTGGCTCTGGTCTGAGGGTGGGCATAGCCCCGGCGGTGACCGAGAAGCTCCTGAGCTCGCTGGACATGCTCTCCAAGTACGGCGTTCGCTTCATCTCTATAAGCTTGGATGGCATGAGGGAGACTCACGACTACATAAGAGGGGTTCGGGGCCACTTCGAGGCCACACTGGAGGTTCTCAGGATACTAGCTGATGGCAGAGATAGGTGGGTACCTCAGGTGAACACCCTCGTTTCCAAGGAGAGCGTGATGGACCTCCCGGAAATAGCCCACCTCCTCACAGAGTTAGGCATAAAGATCTGGGAACTCTTCTTCCTAATCAAGGTAGGGAGGGGGATGGAGCTAACGGACCTATCCCCTCGAGAGTATGAGGATGTGGTTCACTTCCTCTTCGAGGTCTCCAAGTACGGAATGGAGGTGAGGACCGTCGAAGCCCCCTTCCTCAGGAGGGTCTACCTCACTAGGAGAGGGGAGGGGATGGAGGGTATAAGTGGCGATGGCGATTACGTGGACGAGATCGCCATGAGGTACGGGTTAGGAGACCTCTACAGGAGGCTAACGGGGAGACTCATAGACCTGATGGGGCTCCCAATGGGGAAGCCCTCAATGAGGTCGGCTCAAACTAGGGACGGATACGGTATCCTATTCGTCGCATACAATGGGGATGTGTACCCCAGCGGTTTCGCGCCTTACAGGCTGGGTAACGTGAGGTCTGAGGACATCGTGAGGATATACAGGGAGAATGATATCCTGAGAAGGATTAAGAGGGCCGAATTCAGGGGGAGATGCGGGAGCTGCGAGTACAGACACATATGCGGCGGCAGCAGAGCTAGGGCCCTTGCATTGACTGGAGACATACTGGGCGAGGATCCTGCGTGCATTTACAGGCCGAACTCGATGGGGTCTGGCGGAAGTTGA